The following coding sequences lie in one Mucilaginibacter sp. KACC 22773 genomic window:
- a CDS encoding conjugative transposon protein TraM — MENQNQGGQFPQHSPEFQKKRKFYMAIPVLIIPFLTMAFWALGGGKDGSKAVAAAPQKGINLALPSAQFKEKTAPDKMGIYQSEKKDSTHTKDGVSKSFMQAMGFDPNKADRDSAQVRKPATPRYANNADQQSAKIQEKLALINRQISQPQPQSYTPAPPDPEVKRLNKMMQAMNSSGGNDPEMKQLNDMLTKIQAIQNPQSVKEKPKNKTEDTAFKAIPAIIDGRQKVMNGGTVRLKLTDSVILRGVTLPKGQLLFGACQVTNQRLLLNIQNIRIGKDILPADLTVFSLDGMPGIPAPEAELSGAAGDGANSAVESMQFLSMDQSLGTQAATGGINAAKELFSKKVKKIRVKLKDNFAVLLRDNTRKR, encoded by the coding sequence ATGGAAAATCAAAACCAAGGCGGACAATTCCCGCAACATTCACCCGAATTTCAGAAGAAAAGGAAGTTCTATATGGCCATTCCCGTTCTAATCATTCCATTTCTGACTATGGCTTTTTGGGCGTTAGGCGGAGGTAAAGACGGGTCAAAGGCCGTCGCTGCAGCACCGCAGAAAGGAATCAACCTGGCGTTGCCTTCTGCCCAGTTCAAGGAAAAAACGGCACCAGATAAAATGGGCATTTATCAATCTGAAAAGAAAGACAGCACCCATACCAAAGATGGTGTGAGCAAATCATTCATGCAGGCCATGGGCTTTGACCCTAACAAGGCAGATAGAGATTCCGCACAGGTGAGAAAGCCGGCGACACCTCGATACGCCAATAACGCCGATCAGCAATCCGCCAAGATACAGGAGAAGCTGGCACTAATCAACCGGCAGATCAGTCAGCCGCAACCGCAAAGCTATACACCGGCCCCGCCGGATCCGGAGGTGAAAAGGCTGAATAAAATGATGCAGGCGATGAATTCTTCGGGCGGAAATGATCCCGAGATGAAACAGTTGAATGATATGCTGACGAAGATCCAGGCCATTCAAAACCCGCAATCAGTTAAAGAAAAACCTAAAAATAAAACCGAAGACACTGCTTTCAAAGCAATCCCTGCAATCATTGACGGCAGGCAAAAAGTAATGAACGGCGGAACGGTTCGGCTTAAACTAACCGATTCGGTGATATTAAGAGGCGTCACCCTTCCTAAAGGACAGTTGTTGTTTGGAGCCTGCCAGGTCACCAACCAGCGGCTATTGCTGAATATCCAGAACATCAGGATCGGTAAGGACATCCTGCCGGCCGACTTGACGGTTTTCAGTTTGGACGGGATGCCGGGTATCCCTGCGCCAGAGGCGGAGCTATCGGGTGCGGCGGGCGATGGTGCAAACTCAGCGGTTGAAAGCATGCAGTTTTTGAGTATGGACCAATCGCTGGGCACACAAGCGGCGACGGGTGGCATCAATGCCGCAAAGGAACTGTTTAGTAAAAAAGTAAAAAAGATCAGAGTTAAGCTGAAGGATAATTTTGCTGTGCTCCTGCGAGATAATACCCGTAAACGATAA
- the traK gene encoding conjugative transposon protein TraK: protein MFTQLKNIDTAFKHIKQFSIFLIIGNVLTMCFCIYKSTQAVSLAHNQVHILYNGKLLEAIAAERKTNLPVELRDHIKTFHEDFFDLSPDDKAIQANVGKALYLADESAKRQYDNLRESGYYNNLISANISQEISVDSTRLEGNQWPYIFTCYATEKLVRSSGTVYRKLVTQGEVRDIAIQTDNNPHGFLIQHWEILANRDTVVQK from the coding sequence GACACTGCATTTAAGCATATCAAACAGTTCAGCATTTTTCTTATTATCGGCAATGTGCTGACGATGTGCTTTTGCATTTACAAAAGTACCCAGGCAGTTAGCCTGGCACATAACCAGGTACACATCCTATATAACGGAAAACTACTGGAAGCGATTGCCGCTGAACGTAAAACAAATCTGCCGGTAGAATTACGGGATCATATTAAAACGTTCCATGAGGATTTTTTCGACCTGAGTCCGGATGATAAAGCTATCCAGGCCAATGTTGGCAAGGCGCTTTATCTCGCAGATGAGTCCGCGAAAAGGCAATATGATAATTTGCGGGAATCGGGGTACTATAACAACCTGATCTCCGCAAACATCTCTCAGGAGATTTCCGTGGATAGCACACGACTGGAAGGAAATCAATGGCCCTATATTTTTACCTGTTATGCGACCGAAAAACTGGTGCGCTCCAGCGGAACGGTTTACCGGAAACTGGTAACCCAGGGAGAGGTAAGGGATATAGCGATACAAACCGACAATAATCCACATGGATTCCTCATCCAGCATTGGGAAATATTGGCAAACCGTGATACCGTCGTTCAAAAATAA